In Silurus meridionalis isolate SWU-2019-XX chromosome 11, ASM1480568v1, whole genome shotgun sequence, the sequence ttttttttctttttctcctttttgcaGTTGAGGAGTTCTAACGATGGCTTCTCGGTGGTGGCGGACTACTTCGGCCGTGGAGTTTTCAATAAACTAACTCTGATAACAGATCCTCCAGGGGGCAAGACTGGGTCTGGGAATTTCGAAGCGGATCTACAGAGAGACCTCCTCACTCATACCAAAAGAAATGCCTGAAAAATCACATTGATTCTCAAAGTGgaagacaatgtgatttttcaGTTATACTCTCATAAATATGACTGAATTATAGGACAAAGGTTAGTTATTACTAAATCCTATTGTGCTACTCTTCTCTGTGATGGACCTTCTGGAATTTCAGGCCCAAACTGATAATAAAACCCTGTTAATCTAATATAGCTTATGAGCAAATCTAATCAATAAATTTATGGACGTTGCTTTTCTTGTATGCTCTTTATTTGCACTGTATAATGATTGCATGTTTGGTGTAAAGTCTGTGTCGTTTGTCTCTCGACTTAATAAATACATGTTTGAATTTCTGGCATTTAATAAAAGGCAATGAATAGCATGTGAGTTGTAATATTCAGTTATTTGTTGTGTTAGCAAACTTGGGTAATTGGTtctataatacataatacacctACCTATATAGAAGCCTGAACTGGTTATGTGACTTTATAATCCTATTGCCAACAAATTGGCTTTGAATCAATTGAACATTGGTAGTCTAAATATCTGAAGAGCCATGATGGATGGTTTTAAGATTGTTTGCCTGTTTGTCGGTAAAAATTGAgcatgtttgtttctttaatgtAGTTCATTGAAGTGGCGGACGAAGTagacaaaccatgtacttgagttggAGTAGAGATACaataggtaaaatattactccagtaaaagtaaacatGCTCCTGTTAAACGTTCACTcgagtaaaagtataaaagagtgtacttaattatccaaagtactatgatttattatggctataatgccctattatcatttttgtcaaaagACTATTTCTTAATCAacttttatgtgaaaagacccTAATGTTGCGcttagcacaacaatctattaaaacaatgttattaatcagtcaaacactgattgatatcttttaaaatgatcatgagcccaaaaaccttttttcaacttcaaaataatgcaaataaggtgttgtggcaagtcaAAAGTTTCTTCCATCTCAAAATATTCTGCTGTATGTTGGaggctaagtagataccaccaagccacaatcaaaacaagttcaaaacagaggtTGCAcgctaccctgattggtggcttgctgcatgcttgaccagtttttatccatatatatatggacaaatggAAATGCTtcaagtaaagtacagataccccccaaaaaaaatctacttaagcacagtaacaaattacatttagtaACTATCTACTTTGCTGTCCACTACTGGTTGCacagcaaaatgaaaaaatgcaaaataatgttaaTCAGAGTGCcagatttattaattaatttaatgggCAGATGCATGAGTTTACTGCAAAAAGAATAGTAGATCAGAATGTATTACATAAGGTACAATTTCTGCATTATTGGtgttatttaatcattttcagttaaaatatatgtatgaaaTCTATTGTATGGCAATGTTTCAAAAGATTGTTTGACAGCAGATTAGATTTAAATGATTCTATTAAATGTGTACTATTTTCTGGTGAACCACTGGCAGCATGACATTTGAAGTGTTTCCAAATCTATTTTAGACGTGAGTGTAATGCGCATCAAGTGCAGCACACAAGTATTGTTTTTAAACCACATCTCAGACCGAGGTCAGGCCAGTCATGGTAAAAACCAGAGCACATATGAACTTGTGGCTTATGGTAACTAACTGttgtctatttaaaaaatgtaacttaAATAAGCAGTGGAGATGCATGCTATGCAAATATAGTCACTGTGCTATGTACCAGATGGGCTTTAGATAGtataaaaatagtgcaggccTACTGTGCACCACTTCACGACATTTTTCCAAGGTCTTGTCTTTGGCGCACAGGCATTTGATATCGCTAAACAGATGTTTACAGAAATGCTTGTATTACTTAATGTTTGTTATATCATGCTGTCCATATCTCTAATGGACAAGACAAATAAAGAATGTCCAACAGCATCTTTACTTTCTCAGGAAACTAAGAAAAGCTCAGCTATGCTACAATAACATTTACCGCTGTACTATTAAAAGCATCCTCACAAACTTTCTCACAGTGTTTTATGGCGACTGCACCGTCTCAGGTCAGAAGGTCCTTCCGAGAGAAGTAAAAGCTGCACGATACATCACTGGTGTCTGACTACTGTCGATCAAAGGCTGCCAACACAAATGCTGCCtacaaagagtgagaaacaTGATCACCTCTTACTCTGATTATTGTCTGTTTACTTTTTTACCATCTGGAAAATGCTTCAGGAGTCTTCGCTGTCACACTGGCACGCTCAAAACAGTTTCTTCCCATCAGCTGTCAGCCTACTGAATGCCAAACTAAACGCTGAAGTAAACACAACTACTATCACTTTATCCTGATATCGGACACTGAACTGTACATTTCTACTATGatctatgtttttttgtttttaaataactacCCATTAGTGTACATTCCAAATGCTATTTtccaaatgttatttttaatgaacCTTGAGAAATTGGCTTGGAAAGTATAAAGTTTTTCCATAcgttattgttttaaaatgggTAAAATTTTTgtatgtgtgcctgtgtgtgtgcgtgtgtgtgtgtgtgtgtgtgtgtgtgtgtgtgtgtgtgtgtgtgtgtgtgtgtgtatatgtggggtGGTCTTTATGCCTACAGAGTATATGTATCGGCAGATTGTGACCACCTTAGTGTGACATCAGATGCCAAAGAACTTTTCCAGTACAACACATGATAAGTTGTGTGAAAGTTCTTACACAGTCCCACACAAACCACAAACGCTCTCAGTTCTGACTTAAAGCTTAATTGGTTGGAATATTGCTTAACATTGGAAATtacatgtttaaacattttcctataatctaaataaataaataaatataaacggCTCTCCCTTTCAGATACACACCTTCATTAGCTGGAGCTTTTACTCCCTGCCTTTATTTCAGCTGTAGATCACATTGATATTTTCCTTAATGTGAGTGCAGCggtactaataataataattattgcaataataattagaacattaatgatttttatCACAATAAAGTGTAGAGTTTTTGTAGACGGATAGGATGGTGGACAGACGGGGCTTACTCCTATGTGCTGTAGTTTTCCGATCTGCAACAACTTCTGAAACAATACTGGGTTAGTGTCTGCTCTTCATAACAGCTGTATTTGACAAATCTGTGAGAAATGGTTAGCTAAATTTTAACAGTGGGTTGTGGAAAACCTTGTTACCTACAGGATGTTACATCACAGCACCTTTACTACACATTTAAGCAAttctaacaataaaaaattatcttaATTTAGGACCTGTACtaaccaatcaatcaaccaatcattaaatcaatcaattaatcaatcaatcaactaataaattaattagtttatttatttatttatttgtttgtttgtttagttgaatgttctttttttggttCATGCCACTACCCATATCATTCTATGTATTTGGCCTTTTCTCTTCTCACTTTTGTTCTAATCTAATCACCCCTCTCTtcctttgtcttcctcttttatGTACACCCATGCACTCTCAGTAGCCATGGCCACTCCTCCCCATACAAAAGaacatgctgttttatttacatactGTGACATcaatatcttatatatatatattgtaatactATAAATGTATATCAATATACAGTCTGaacaaaatatatgtatagttGCAAATATGTGTTTTTGGATTCAACATTAGAAATTTACAAATatctatacaaaaaaatgacttCCTTTATTAGTTTTGTTCGTGTGAAACCACATGGTTCACTTCCACAATTACTTTATTTACTGCTTTTAGAGTGTTGGTACAAAGTGCTGTTATAGCAGTACAAAATTAGAAAACTTCACTGTTGTAGGGAAAATGCAAGGaggatacatttttatttggatgTTTCCTCTTCTTTGCACTTTTGTTGGTAAGAACCTATATCACATGAACAAAAGTTAGAAATGATTCTATCTGTGactttaaaagtttttattttataatatcctTTTATAGTGTACTTTTTTCATGAAAATGATTAAACCATAAAACTAACATATACATTTGTTAATCTTGGCTCTGAACCAttgttaattttaattataaatgcaCTGGTACATCTAACATTGGTTTGCAGGCAGGGGGGCTGATGGTGAGAGAGTGACTGGAGTGTTACATGGGCGAGTGGAGCTTCATGGACGCTATGGACAAAGTCCAGATGTGGACAGAGTGGAATGGACTAAACATTCAGCTGATACTTCAACTAGGAAATTGATATTTATGGTTATAAAGCCAAACATTACTACATGCACAGATCCCTGCAGAAATATAGACTTTGATTTACAGACTATGACGCTTATTCTGGTTAATTTGACACTTGAAGATGAAGGCACTTATGAGGAGAAAACTACACTGAAAAATAAcacagttaaatattttaattttatgttgtCTTTGCTGTGTGAGTATCATATTTCACCTGTACTGCTTTTACTGAATATGATTAATATTCTTGGTAACTGCTTAtcaattataaacatatttttacattttggttttGGTCCAATTTCTCCAGATGCATCCAACATCACTATCTCTTCTTCTCCTGGCTTTCTGACCTTGAAGTGTGAGATCTTCGGGGAGTTTAAGCTGCTGCGATGGTTCAGAAATGACCTTTCACTGCCAGATGACCAGAGATTCTCCTTCACTGAGAACAACAAGACCATGAAGGTGTCCAATCCAGtcagatcagactgtggcacatACACATGTCAAgtttcaaatgaaaatgaaacatcAGAAGTGAAAGTCAGTGTCACAGGTGAGATATTTGTGCATTTCCTTAAAACGTCTTATCCTATAACTTTAATCAGGCTAATTATAAATAACTGGGGACTTACACAATAACAAATTTTTAGAAttgtattattatgatgattattattattattattattattattattattattattgttgttgttgttgttgttatgaaGTTATACAATTTGGCAGAAGGCTCATAAATACCTCAACAGCACAGTGACCAAGCAGGAAGTaacaagtttttattatttcaaatgtacACAACACTTCTTTAGGACTATGATGTCCTGCTACTATACCACTGGTAAATagttaataacaataatacattcCTAAAATGTAACTACCATTATTGCTAAAACTCCACCCTATTAGTTTATCTAGAtctttctttctacagtcaGAAAGCTCCACCACTGTCCTTGTCTAAAGTCATAGCATAAACAGTTACAATGCATTAGTGAATGTGAAGTTCACCGAGTCCCCTTgaatcttcctcttctttttttacttcatatcattatttttgttgttgttgaatttatttatattaaaacaagtTTTGTCCAACAGACTGCTTATTTTGTCAAATGATAAACTGATACCATTTACTCGCCACctgcatttattatttctttctttctttctttctttctttctttctttctttctttctttctttctttctttctttctttctttctttctttctttctttctttctttctttcttttattctaacTGCTAAAATAGTTTCAATTATAAACACCATGTTGTAATAACTACCATCTTCTGAATttctctgatttatttttaaatgtttttgattcTAGGTGAAATTCCTGAAGTTTGTGAAGATTCTCCATCATCAGATGCCTGGTTTTGTGTAAACGTCTAATCTACATTTGAATAATATTATGGTAAATATGGCAGCCATTACAGGACCATATGGATTCAGAGTCAGCTAGAGTCAGAGTCAGCTGGAGTCAGAGTCTATTGGAGTCAGAGTCAGCTGACTCCAGAGCTAAATACTATCAAATCTACTTGGTCATGCTAATGAGCTGATTTTCACCATGGTGAAAGGTCTACACTGCAGGCAGGACAGTTTAGCTCCTGGACCCTTTTACTACAAACTCAGACTACTCTAATAGGTGCAGTATGCGGTTAGCATTGagttttggcccagagaggatggcggcatttctggatcatgttcacgtatgccttctttatatttttacctGCATTTTTGGATgtcatggcaaactgtgttgaCAGACAacgatttctggaggtgttaatgagtccatgcagtgattttaaatgcagtgccacctgaggACCCGAGGATCATGGGAATCCAATTTTGATTTTCGCctttgtcccttgtgcacagagatttctacagattctttgaaactttgatgacataatgtacagtaaatgaTTAGATATTCAAccgttttgcaattttatgttgtggaacattattctgaaattgttcctcaatttgtagacacagtctttcactGATTGGTGAAGTCCTGACCATCTTTACTTctaagagactctgcctctctaagatacactactTAGACCCAATCATCTGACTGGCCTGTTGTCAATGAACCTAAtcagttgcaaaatgtttctccaactgtttaatttgtttctatgttgtgttgtgaataaaacatgggtttatgagattttcaataattgcattctgttgttatttacattttacacaatgtctcaactttttttgtaattgcgGTTGTATCTATAGCAATCTATATGTAATCATGATGTGTGACTGCTGAAATATCAGAAAGAAATACATAAGATGACTGGGGTCTTTGACTCTGGAGGTTCCATAAATCTCTCTTTTCTGATTTTCCTTCCCTGTCATGTGATGAAATGCCCTTTTCAAAATAGTAAACCCAAGCATAACTGATGCACACCCAGCAGAGGTTATGTAAAGTGGAGCCTTTAGAGACACCAGAGCCTGAATTGTCCCAGGCGTCTAACTTAATTTCCtacatttacaaattttttttgtactcaCAATGCACTCTGATTTTGAATGCACATCTGATGTATACTCACTAACAAATTATTTTTGGTACTCCTGTGTGACTAAGTGCAAGTGAAAATCTTCTCTTTAGGAAAAAAGTTTCACCAAAAGCAAAATGAGCAAATTAGCATAACTGTACATTACATGTTCTGTACATAATGTATGTCCATATACCTATTTATTCTTgttgaattttatttcatttttttttaaataaagaaaagtgacATACAGTagtgaatattttaataatttttatatttattgtatttttatatgataAACAATGATCTGAATGCtctcacacagtctcacacaaaCCACACTCTCAGTACTGACTAATTGGTtgaaatatttcttaaatattaaaattacatgttcaaacatttttctataGTCGaccattaaatttaattaatataaatggcTCTTCATACATGGATTCATTATCTAAAGGCTTTAATCCCAGAAATGATTTCAGCTGTAGGTGACATTGATATTATCCTTAATGTGAGTGCAGtcctaaaattaaaattaatattaataataataatcatcatttttCAAATCATAATTGAAGTGTGGAGTTTCCACAGCCAAATAGGTTGAGACTGGTCTCACTGGGTGTACTGTGCTCTCCTtgtaagaacaataaaaaaaaccccacattattattattatattgtttttgaaCCCGCAACAACTCCTTTAACAATAACGGTTTTGTGTCTGTCCTTTACAAGAGGTTTATTCTGCAAATCTGTTATCTTGGTGTGATAAAGGGGTTGCTATGGTTTAAAAGTGGTTTGTTGTGGAACACATTGTTGTCTCCAGGATGTTACATCACAGCAACTTTAGtacacattttaacatttcaaaTGTGTACAAAGTTAATTTAGGATCTGtactgtcatttatttatttattttgttgaatCTTCTTTTTTGGTTCATCCCACTTTTTCAATGTATATATCCTTATCTATTCTCACTCTTGTTCAAATCACCCATGGCCACTCCTCAATTTACAAGCGATcatgctgttttatttacatactGTGGCATCAATATATTatcaaattacaaaaaattttACATCGATAtacaatttgtacaaatatgTGTTTTTGCAGTAAAATTTACAAATTTTCAAATGTCtttacaataaacactaatactTCCTTGATCAGATATGTCTGTGTGAAACCATGTGGCACTAATATTAGCTCACTTTCACATTCACACTTTACATACTGCTTGTAGGTGTCGGTACGTAGTGCTGCTCGATTAGTACAAATTTACAAAACTTCACTGCTGAAGGAAAAATGGCAGGAGGGAACTTTTTCCTGTggatgtttcttcttctttggacCTTTGTTGGTAAGAATCTACATCACAtgaacaaaagtaaatgataatatcTGCCACATTAAACGTTTTTATGTCATAATGTCCTTTTATACACAGAAAATGATTAAGCCTTGTTACTAGCATATAAaattatatcatatttttaatCATGAAAGCACTGGTATATCTGACATTGTTTTGCAGGCAGGGGGGCTGATGGTGAGAGAGTGACTGGAGTGTTACATGGGCGAGTGGAGCTTCATGGACGCTATGGACAAAGTCCAGATGTGGACAAAGTGGAATGGGCTAAATATCCACCTGATAATTCAACAAGGAAATTGCTATT encodes:
- the LOC124393789 gene encoding carcinoembryonic antigen-related cell adhesion molecule 2 encodes the protein MQGGYIFIWMFPLLCTFVGRGADGERVTGVLHGRVELHGRYGQSPDVDRVEWTKHSADTSTRKLIFMVIKPNITTCTDPCRNIDFDLQTMTLILVNLTLEDEGTYEEKTTLKNNTVKYFNFMLSLLYASNITISSSPGFLTLKCEIFGEFKLLRWFRNDLSLPDDQRFSFTENNKTMKVSNPVRSDCGTYTCQVSNENETSEVKVSVTGEIPEVCEDSPSSDAWFCVNV